The following coding sequences lie in one Vibrio sp. ED004 genomic window:
- a CDS encoding tandem-95 repeat protein: MAGENNQNNQNEDLNDAVEQTDTSDAGTPSQQQNQQNQQNTIASTIATGAENTDAADEVNQALADDPSGAGNEEEVETSSGAVQEETSEVGSDSGDAQSNIVGGVASDAEAGEAVGNGGDSGAGAQAVGGENTEGSDGGVSAKSNEEQEQASSTSTSAIADSSESSEQPVGDDDSDNIDSETIEETFDVHVQDRDEATLQEESFDSETTSETFDIQVDAQNDATVVSDATYAVNEEGTLTFTDEQLLTNATDIDGDDLSIESVSYNGTDGVFTDNGNGTYSFVPNDNFNGDVALDFKVSDGTSTTDANINVSVTDVNDAPVAGSTSYQANEDGLLTFNDEQLLANSSDIDGTVTVESVSYTGGDGIFTNNGNGTYSFAPNDNFNGDVSINVTVVDDDGATATTTADVGVIAVNDTPIVSGNVAYNVDEDGTITLSQEQLLGNASDIDGDDLTASNLELASGGSVIDNGDGSFTVTPTADFNGDLALTFDVSDGTATVATGLDLTVNPTNDLTVVSDATYTVSEEGTLTFTDEQLLTNATDIDGDDLSIESVSYNGTDGVFTDNGNGTYSFVPNDNFNGDVALDFTVSDGTNTTDANINVSVTDVNDAPVAGSTSYQANEDGLLTFNDEQLLANSSDIDGTVTVESVSYTGGDGIFTNNGNGTYSFAPNDNFNGDVSINVTVVDDDGATATTTADVDVIAVNDTPIVSGNVAYNVDEDGTITLSQEQLLGNASDIDGDDLTASNLELASGGSVIDNGDGSFTVTPTADFNGDLALTFDVSDGTATVATGLDLTVNPVNDSVVADSFNVDVGEDGTLILSDNDILANVSDIDGDSVSIESVSYTGSDGVLTEIAGGVYSFAPNDNFNGNIELSYVASDGSTTAENSINITVSDINDAPVVGATSYQVNEDGLLTFSDVQLLANSSDIDGTVTVESVSYTGGDGIFTNNGNGTYSFAPNDNFNGDVSINVTVVDDDGATATTTADVGVIAVNDTPIVSGNVAYNVDEDGTITLSQEQLLGNASDIDGDDLTASNLELASGGSVIDNGDGSFTVTPTADFNGDLALTFDVSDGTATVATGLDLTVNPTNDLTVVSDATYAVNEEGTLTFTDEQLLTNATDIDGDDLSIESVSYNGTDGVFTDNGNGTYSFVPNDNFNGDVALDFTVSDGTNTTDANINVSVTDVNDAPVAGSTSYQANEDGLLTFNDEQLLANSSDIDGTVTVESVSYTGGDGIFTNNGNGTYSFAPNDNFNGDVSINVTVVDDDGATATTTADVDVIAVNDTPIVSGNVAYNVDEDGTITLSQEQLLGNASDIDGDDLTASNLELASGGSVIDNGDGSFTVTPTADFNGDLALTFDVSDGTATVATGLDLTVNPTNDLTVVSDATYTVSEDGTLTFTDEQLLTNATDIDGDDLSIESVSYNGTDGVFTDNGNGTYSFVPNDNFNGDVALDFTVSDGTNTTDANINVSVTDVNDAPVAGSTSYQANEDGLLTFNDEQLLANSSDIDGTVTVESVSYTGGDGIFTNNGNGTYSFAPNDNFNGDVSINVTVVDDDGATATTTADVDVIAVNDTPIVSGNVAYNVDEDGTITLSQEQLLGNASDIDGDDLTASNLELASGGSVIDNGDGSFTVTPTADFNGDLALTFDVSDGTATVATGLDLTVNPVNDSVVADSFNVDVGEDGT; this comes from the coding sequence AGCAAGCCTCAAGTACGTCAACGTCGGCTATCGCCGACTCTTCAGAATCATCTGAGCAACCTGTAGGTGATGATGATTCAGATAATATTGATTCAGAGACAATAGAAGAAACTTTTGATGTTCACGTACAAGATAGGGACGAAGCTACTTTACAAGAAGAAAGCTTCGATTCTGAGACAACAAGCGAAACGTTTGATATTCAAGTTGATGCTCAGAATGATGCCACAGTGGTTAGTGATGCTACCTACGCCGTTAATGAAGAGGGCACGTTGACCTTCACGGACGAGCAACTGCTTACTAACGCGACAGACATTGATGGCGACGACTTGTCGATTGAGTCGGTCAGTTACAACGGTACCGATGGTGTGTTTACCGACAATGGCAATGGCACTTACAGCTTCGTACCGAACGACAACTTCAATGGTGACGTTGCGCTTGACTTTAAGGTGAGTGATGGTACTAGCACGACGGACGCGAACATCAATGTCAGCGTGACAGATGTAAACGATGCACCTGTTGCGGGCTCGACCAGTTATCAAGCAAATGAAGATGGTTTGCTCACCTTCAATGATGAACAACTATTGGCAAACAGTTCAGATATTGACGGTACAGTTACTGTTGAGAGTGTGAGTTACACAGGTGGAGACGGTATCTTCACTAATAACGGTAATGGTACTTACAGTTTTGCACCGAATGACAACTTCAACGGCGATGTGTCGATTAATGTCACCGTCGTCGATGATGATGGGGCGACTGCGACAACCACTGCGGATGTTGGTGTCATAGCGGTGAATGACACGCCGATAGTGTCGGGTAATGTGGCGTACAATGTGGACGAGGATGGCACCATCACGCTTAGCCAAGAGCAGTTGTTGGGCAATGCCAGTGACATTGATGGTGATGATTTAACCGCTTCGAATTTAGAGCTTGCTAGTGGTGGTTCGGTTATCGATAACGGGGATGGTAGCTTTACCGTCACTCCAACGGCCGATTTTAACGGTGATTTGGCGTTAACGTTTGATGTTAGTGATGGCACGGCAACGGTGGCTACGGGTCTTGATTTAACGGTGAATCCTACTAATGACTTAACCGTGGTGAGTGATGCTACCTATACCGTCAGTGAAGAGGGCACGTTGACCTTCACGGACGAGCAACTGCTTACTAACGCGACAGACATTGATGGCGACGACTTGTCGATTGAGTCGGTCAGTTACAACGGTACCGATGGTGTGTTTACCGACAATGGCAACGGCACTTACAGTTTCGTACCGAACGACAACTTCAATGGTGACGTTGCGCTTGATTTTACGGTGAGTGATGGTACTAACACGACGGACGCGAACATCAATGTCAGCGTGACAGATGTAAACGATGCACCTGTTGCGGGCTCGACCAGTTATCAAGCAAATGAAGATGGTTTGCTCACCTTCAATGATGAACAACTATTGGCAAACAGTTCAGATATTGACGGTACAGTTACTGTTGAGAGTGTGAGTTACACAGGTGGAGACGGTATCTTCACTAATAACGGTAATGGTACTTACAGTTTTGCACCGAATGACAACTTCAACGGCGATGTGTCGATTAATGTCACCGTCGTCGATGATGATGGGGCGACTGCGACAACCACTGCGGATGTTGATGTCATAGCGGTGAATGACACGCCGATAGTGTCGGGTAATGTGGCGTACAATGTGGACGAGGATGGCACCATCACGCTTAGCCAAGAGCAGTTGTTGGGCAATGCCAGTGACATTGATGGTGATGATTTAACCGCTTCGAATTTAGAGCTTGCTAGTGGTGGTTCGGTTATCGATAACGGGGATGGTAGCTTTACCGTCACTCCAACGGCCGATTTTAACGGTGATTTGGCGTTAACGTTTGATGTTAGTGATGGCACGGCAACGGTGGCTACGGGTCTTGATTTAACGGTGAATCCGGTTAATGACTCTGTCGTTGCAGATAGCTTTAATGTCGATGTGGGTGAGGATGGTACTTTAATACTCAGTGATAACGACATTCTTGCTAACGTTAGCGATATTGATGGCGACTCTGTTTCGATTGAGTCGGTGAGTTATACAGGTTCTGATGGTGTCTTGACAGAGATTGCTGGAGGAGTTTATAGCTTTGCTCCGAACGATAACTTTAACGGTAATATCGAGCTAAGTTATGTAGCCAGTGATGGCTCTACAACGGCAGAGAACTCTATAAACATTACAGTGTCTGATATTAACGATGCACCGGTAGTGGGAGCAACCAGTTACCAAGTTAATGAAGATGGTTTGTTAACGTTTAGCGATGTACAGCTATTAGCAAACAGTTCAGATATTGACGGTACAGTTACTGTTGAGAGTGTGAGTTACACAGGTGGAGACGGTATCTTCACTAATAACGGTAATGGTACTTACAGTTTTGCACCGAATGACAACTTCAACGGCGATGTGTCGATTAATGTCACCGTCGTCGATGATGATGGGGCGACTGCGACAACCACTGCGGATGTTGGTGTCATAGCGGTGAATGACACGCCGATAGTGTCGGGTAATGTGGCGTACAATGTGGACGAGGATGGCACCATCACGCTTAGCCAAGAGCAGTTGTTGGGCAATGCCAGTGACATTGATGGTGATGATTTAACCGCTTCGAATTTAGAGCTTGCTAGTGGTGGTTCGGTTATCGATAACGGGGATGGTAGCTTTACCGTCACTCCAACGGCCGATTTTAACGGTGATTTGGCGTTAACGTTTGATGTTAGTGATGGCACGGCAACGGTGGCTACGGGTCTTGATTTAACGGTGAATCCTACTAATGACTTAACCGTGGTGAGTGATGCTACCTACGCCGTTAATGAAGAGGGCACGTTGACCTTCACGGACGAGCAACTGCTTACTAACGCGACAGACATTGATGGCGACGACTTGTCGATTGAGTCGGTCAGTTACAACGGTACCGATGGTGTGTTTACCGACAATGGCAACGGCACTTACAGTTTCGTACCGAACGACAACTTCAATGGTGACGTTGCGCTTGATTTTACGGTGAGTGATGGTACTAACACGACGGACGCGAACATCAATGTCAGCGTGACAGATGTAAACGATGCACCTGTTGCGGGCTCGACCAGTTATCAAGCAAATGAAGATGGTTTGCTCACCTTCAATGATGAACAACTATTGGCAAACAGTTCAGATATTGACGGTACAGTTACTGTTGAGAGTGTGAGTTACACAGGTGGAGACGGTATCTTCACTAATAACGGTAATGGTACTTACAGTTTTGCACCGAATGACAACTTCAACGGCGATGTGTCGATTAATGTCACCGTCGTCGATGATGATGGGGCGACTGCGACAACCACTGCGGATGTTGATGTCATAGCGGTGAATGACACGCCGATAGTGTCGGGTAATGTGGCGTACAATGTGGACGAGGATGGCACCATCACGCTTAGCCAAGAGCAGTTGTTGGGCAATGCCAGTGACATTGATGGTGATGATTTAACCGCTTCGAATTTAGAGCTTGCTAGTGGTGGTTCGGTTATCGATAACGGGGATGGTAGCTTTACCGTCACTCCAACGGCCGATTTTAACGGTGATTTGGCGTTAACGTTTGATGTTAGTGATGGCACGGCAACGGTGGCTACGGGTCTTGATTTAACGGTGAATCCTACTAATGACTTAACCGTGGTGAGTGATGCTACCTATACCGTCAGTGAAGATGGCACGTTGACCTTCACGGACGAGCAACTGCTTACTAACGCGACAGACATTGATGGCGACGACTTGTCGATTGAGTCGGTCAGTTACAACGGTACCGATGGTGTGTTTACCGACAATGGCAACGGCACTTACAGTTTCGTACCGAACGACAACTTCAATGGTGACGTTGCGCTTGATTTTACGGTGAGTGATGGTACTAACACGACGGACGCGAACATCAATGTCAGCGTGACAGATGTAAACGATGCACCTGTTGCGGGCTCGACCAGTTATCAAGCAAATGAAGATGGTTTGCTCACCTTCAATGATGAACAACTATTGGCAAACAGTTCAGATATTGACGGTACAGTTACTGTTGAGAGTGTGAGTTACACAGGTGGAGACGGTATCTTCACTAATAACGGTAATGGTACTTACAGTTTTGCACCGAATGACAACTTCAACGGCGATGTGTCGATTAATGTCACCGTCGTCGATGATGATGGGGCGACTGCGACAACCACTGCGGATGTTGATGTCATAGCGGTGAATGACACGCCGATAGTGTCGGGTAATGTGGCGTACAATGTGGACGAGGATGGCACCATCACGCTTAGCCAAGAGCAGTTGTTGGGCAATGCCAGTGACATTGATGGTGATGATTTAACCGCTTCGAATTTAGAGCTTGCTAGTGGTGGTTCGGTTATCGATAACGGGGATGGTAGCTTTACCGTCACTCCAACGGCCGATTTTAACGGTGATTTGGCGTTAACGTTTGATGTTAGTGATGGCACGGCAACGGTGGCTACGGGTCTTGATTTAACGGTGAATCCGGTTAATGACTCTGTCGTTGCAGATAGCTTTAATGTCGATGTGGGTGAGGATGGTACTTAA
- a CDS encoding cadherin-like domain-containing protein — MSDGTNTTDANINVSVTDVNDAPVAGSTSYQANEDGLLTFNDEQLLANSSDIDGTVTVESVSYTGGDGIFTNNGNGTYSFAPNDNFNGDVSINVTVVDDDGATATTTADVDVIAVNDTPIVSGNVAYNVDEDGTITLSQEQLLGNASDIDGDDLTASNLELASGGSVIDNGDGSFTVTPTADFNGDLALTFDVSDGTATVATGLDLTVNPTNDLTVVSDATYTVSEDGTLTFTDEQLLTNATDIDGDDLSIESVSYNGTDGVFTDNGNGTYSFVPNDNFNGDVALDFKVSDGTSTTDANINVSVTDVNDAPVAGSTSYQANEDGLLTFNDEQLLANSSDIDGTVTVESVSYTGGDGIFTNNGNGTYSFAPNDNFNGDVSINVTVVDDDGATATTTADVGVIAVNDTPIVSGNVAYNVDEDGTITLSQEQLLGNASDIDGDDLTASNLELASGGSVIDNGDGSFTVTPTADFNGDLALTFDVSDGTATVATGLDLTVNPVNDSVVADSFNVDVGEDGTLILSDNDILANVSDIDGDSVSIESVSYTGSDGVLTEIAGGVYSFVPNDNFNGNIELRYVASDGSTTAENSINITVSDINDAPVVGLNQLPS; from the coding sequence GTGAGTGATGGTACTAACACGACGGACGCGAACATCAATGTCAGCGTGACAGATGTAAACGATGCACCTGTTGCGGGCTCGACCAGTTATCAAGCAAATGAAGATGGTTTGCTCACCTTCAATGATGAACAACTATTGGCAAACAGTTCAGATATTGACGGTACAGTTACTGTTGAGAGTGTGAGTTACACAGGTGGAGACGGTATCTTCACTAATAACGGTAATGGTACTTACAGTTTTGCACCGAATGACAACTTCAACGGCGATGTGTCGATTAATGTCACCGTCGTCGATGATGATGGGGCGACTGCGACAACCACTGCGGATGTTGATGTCATAGCGGTGAATGACACGCCGATAGTGTCGGGTAATGTGGCGTACAATGTGGACGAGGATGGCACCATCACGCTTAGCCAAGAGCAGTTGTTGGGCAATGCCAGTGACATTGATGGTGATGATTTAACCGCTTCGAATTTAGAGCTTGCTAGTGGTGGTTCGGTTATCGATAACGGGGATGGTAGCTTTACCGTCACTCCAACGGCCGATTTTAACGGTGATTTGGCGTTAACGTTTGATGTTAGTGATGGCACGGCAACGGTGGCTACGGGTCTTGATTTAACGGTGAATCCTACTAATGACTTAACCGTGGTGAGTGATGCTACCTATACCGTCAGTGAAGATGGCACGTTGACCTTCACGGACGAGCAACTGCTTACTAACGCGACAGACATTGATGGCGACGACTTGTCGATTGAGTCGGTCAGTTACAACGGTACCGATGGTGTGTTTACCGACAATGGCAATGGCACTTACAGCTTCGTACCGAACGACAACTTCAATGGTGACGTTGCGCTTGACTTTAAGGTGAGTGATGGTACTAGCACGACGGACGCGAACATCAATGTCAGCGTGACAGATGTAAACGATGCACCTGTTGCGGGCTCGACCAGTTATCAAGCAAATGAAGATGGTTTGCTCACCTTCAATGATGAACAACTATTGGCAAACAGTTCAGATATTGACGGTACAGTTACTGTTGAGAGTGTGAGTTACACAGGTGGAGACGGTATCTTCACTAATAACGGTAATGGTACTTACAGTTTTGCACCGAATGACAACTTCAACGGCGATGTGTCGATTAATGTCACCGTCGTCGATGATGATGGGGCGACTGCGACAACCACTGCGGATGTTGGTGTCATAGCGGTGAATGACACGCCGATAGTGTCGGGTAATGTGGCGTACAATGTGGACGAGGATGGCACCATCACGCTTAGCCAAGAGCAGTTGTTGGGCAATGCCAGTGACATTGATGGTGATGATTTAACCGCTTCGAATTTAGAGCTTGCTAGTGGTGGTTCGGTTATCGATAACGGGGATGGTAGCTTTACCGTCACTCCAACGGCCGATTTTAACGGTGATTTGGCGTTAACGTTTGATGTTAGTGATGGCACGGCAACGGTGGCTACGGGTCTTGATTTAACGGTGAATCCGGTTAATGACTCTGTCGTTGCAGATAGCTTTAATGTCGATGTGGGTGAGGATGGTACTTTAATACTCAGTGATAACGACATTCTTGCTAACGTTAGCGATATTGATGGCGACTCTGTTTCGATTGAGTCGGTGAGTTATACAGGTTCTGATGGTGTCTTGACAGAGATTGCTGGAGGAGTTTATAGCTTTGTACCGAACGATAACTTTAACGGTAATATCGAGCTGCGTTATGTAGCCAGTGATGGCTCTACAACGGCAGAGAACTCTATAAACATTACAGTGTCTGATATTAACGATGCACCGGTAGTGGGGCTCAACCAGTTACCAAGTTAA
- a CDS encoding tandem-95 repeat protein, with protein sequence MLSDNDILANVSDIDGDSVSIESVSYTGSDGVLTEIAGGVYSFAPNDNFNGNIELSYVASDGSTTAENSINITVSDINDAPVVGATSYQVNEDGLLTFSDVQLLANSSDIDGTVTVESVSYTGGDGIFTNNGNGTYSFAPNDNFNGDVSINVTVVDDDGATATTTADVGVIAVNDTPIVSGNVAYNVDEDGTITLSQEQLLGNASDIDGDDLTASNLELASGGSVIDNGDGSFTVTPTADFNGDLALTFDVSDGTATVATGLDLTVNPTNDLTVVSDATYAVNEEGTLTFTDEQLLTNATDIDGDDLSIESVSYNGTDGVFTDNGNGTYSFVPNDNFNGDVALDLR encoded by the coding sequence ATACTCAGTGATAACGACATTCTTGCTAACGTTAGCGATATTGATGGCGACTCTGTTTCGATTGAGTCGGTGAGTTATACAGGTTCTGATGGTGTCTTGACAGAGATTGCTGGAGGAGTTTATAGCTTTGCTCCGAACGATAACTTTAACGGTAATATCGAGCTAAGTTATGTAGCCAGTGATGGCTCTACAACGGCAGAGAACTCTATAAACATTACAGTGTCTGATATTAACGATGCACCGGTAGTGGGAGCAACCAGTTACCAAGTTAATGAAGATGGTTTGTTAACGTTTAGCGATGTACAGCTATTAGCAAACAGTTCAGATATTGACGGTACAGTTACTGTTGAGAGTGTGAGTTACACAGGTGGAGACGGTATCTTCACTAATAACGGTAATGGTACTTACAGTTTTGCACCGAATGACAACTTCAACGGCGATGTGTCGATTAATGTCACCGTCGTCGATGATGATGGGGCGACTGCGACAACCACTGCGGATGTTGGTGTCATAGCGGTGAATGACACGCCGATAGTGTCGGGTAATGTGGCGTACAATGTGGACGAGGATGGCACCATCACGCTTAGCCAAGAGCAGTTGTTGGGCAATGCCAGTGACATTGATGGTGATGATTTAACCGCTTCGAATTTAGAGCTTGCTAGTGGTGGTTCGGTTATCGATAACGGGGATGGTAGCTTTACCGTCACTCCAACGGCCGATTTTAACGGTGATTTGGCGTTAACGTTTGATGTTAGTGATGGCACGGCAACGGTGGCTACGGGTCTTGATTTAACGGTGAATCCTACTAATGACTTAACCGTGGTGAGTGATGCTACCTACGCCGTTAATGAAGAGGGCACGTTGACCTTCACGGACGAGCAACTGCTTACTAACGCGACAGACATTGATGGCGACGACTTGTCGATTGAGTCGGTCAGTTACAACGGTACCGATGGTGTGTTTACCGACAATGGCAACGGCACTTACAGTTTCGTACCGAACGACAACTTCAATGGTGACGTTGCGCTTGATTTACGGTGA